A window of Amycolatopsis australiensis contains these coding sequences:
- a CDS encoding AMP-dependent synthetase/ligase, with translation MREYSAPAGKPVADDENMSDVVWANAERFSDVVSFRRQVDGTWLDVTAKEFAAEVLAVAKGLAKSGIGRGDRVGLMSKTRYEWTLIDFAIWAAGAVTVPIYDTSSPEQVAWILSDSAAKAVFVETTGHAKAVDEVRDRLPELANTWQIEGDAPAVETLAALGAELSDDELHERRREVTADDLATIVYTSGTTGRPKGVELTHRNLLAEIRADIEAFPQLMEQGNSLLCFLPLAHVLARAIAVTALTARVTLGHTPDVKNLVADLGTFRPTFVVAVPRVFEKVYNSAKQKAHSEGKGKIFDAAEAVAVAYSEAQDSGGAGLGLKLKHLAFDKLVYGKLRAALGGRCVAAVSGGAPLGARLAHFFRGIGVPVFEGYGLTETSAAANVNTQTAFRVGTVGKPVNGTSVRIADDGEVLLKGDVVFRAYYNNPQATAEALTDGWFHTGDLGELDDDGFLKITGRKKEIIVTAGGKNVAPSGLEDTIKAAPLISQAMVVGDQRPFIAALVTVDEEYFPSWKSQHGKPASATVAELASDPDLLAEIQAAVDEANKSVSKAEAIKKFTVLAHDFTEAGGEITPSLKLKRNVVSKNYADAIESLYRK, from the coding sequence GTGCGCGAATACAGCGCTCCCGCCGGGAAGCCGGTGGCCGACGACGAGAACATGTCCGATGTCGTCTGGGCGAACGCCGAGCGGTTCTCGGACGTGGTGAGCTTCCGCCGCCAGGTGGACGGCACCTGGCTGGACGTGACCGCCAAGGAGTTCGCGGCCGAGGTGCTGGCCGTGGCGAAGGGCCTGGCGAAGTCCGGCATCGGCCGCGGCGACCGCGTGGGCCTGATGTCGAAGACCCGCTACGAGTGGACGCTGATCGACTTCGCGATCTGGGCCGCCGGTGCGGTGACCGTGCCGATCTACGACACCTCCTCCCCCGAGCAGGTGGCCTGGATCCTCTCCGACTCGGCCGCGAAGGCCGTGTTCGTCGAGACGACCGGGCACGCGAAGGCCGTCGACGAGGTCCGCGACCGGCTTCCGGAGCTGGCGAACACGTGGCAGATCGAAGGCGACGCCCCGGCCGTCGAGACGCTCGCCGCGCTCGGCGCGGAGCTGTCCGACGACGAGCTGCACGAGCGCCGCCGCGAGGTGACCGCGGACGACCTCGCCACCATCGTCTACACCTCGGGCACCACCGGCCGTCCCAAGGGCGTCGAGCTGACCCACCGCAACCTGCTGGCCGAGATCCGCGCCGACATCGAGGCGTTCCCGCAGCTGATGGAGCAGGGCAACTCGCTGCTGTGCTTCCTGCCGCTGGCGCACGTGCTGGCCCGCGCGATCGCCGTCACCGCGCTGACCGCCCGCGTCACGCTCGGGCACACCCCGGACGTCAAGAACCTGGTCGCCGACCTGGGCACGTTCCGGCCGACGTTCGTGGTCGCGGTGCCGCGCGTGTTCGAGAAGGTCTACAACTCGGCGAAGCAGAAGGCGCACAGCGAGGGCAAGGGCAAGATCTTCGACGCCGCCGAGGCCGTGGCCGTCGCCTACAGCGAGGCGCAGGACTCCGGCGGCGCCGGGCTCGGCCTGAAGCTGAAGCACCTGGCGTTCGACAAGCTCGTCTACGGCAAGCTGCGCGCGGCCCTCGGCGGCCGCTGCGTCGCGGCCGTGTCCGGTGGCGCCCCGCTGGGCGCGCGGCTGGCGCACTTCTTCCGCGGCATCGGCGTCCCGGTGTTCGAGGGCTACGGCCTGACCGAGACGTCCGCGGCGGCGAACGTCAACACCCAGACGGCGTTCCGCGTCGGCACGGTCGGCAAGCCGGTCAACGGCACGTCCGTCCGCATCGCCGACGACGGCGAGGTGCTCCTCAAGGGCGACGTCGTGTTCCGCGCGTACTACAACAACCCGCAGGCGACGGCGGAAGCGCTCACCGACGGCTGGTTCCACACCGGCGACCTGGGCGAGCTGGACGACGACGGGTTCCTCAAGATCACCGGCCGCAAGAAGGAGATCATCGTGACGGCGGGCGGCAAGAACGTCGCCCCGTCCGGCCTCGAGGACACGATCAAGGCGGCCCCGCTGATCAGCCAGGCCATGGTGGTCGGCGACCAGCGCCCGTTCATCGCGGCGCTGGTGACGGTGGACGAGGAGTACTTCCCGTCGTGGAAGTCCCAGCACGGCAAGCCCGCGTCGGCGACGGTGGCCGAGCTGGCCTCGGACCCGGACCTGCTCGCCGAGATCCAGGCGGCGGTGGACGAGGCGAACAAGTCGGTGTCCAAGGCCGAGGCGATCAAGAAGTTCACGGTGCTGGCCCACGACTTCACCGAAGCCGGCGGCGAGATCACGCCCAGCCTGAAGCTGAAGCGCAACGTCGTCTCGAAGAACTACGCGGACGCCATCGAAAGCCTGTACCGGAAGTAG
- a CDS encoding antibiotic biosynthesis monooxygenase family protein, which translates to MIDDPQAPVGPFEPPYYVAVFTTVRTSEQSGYGETNARMEELVKQVPGYLGMDHAQTPGGLGITVGYFRDAEALAQWRTDAEHRAAQRRGRAEWYERYTLHVAKVERSTGFTRP; encoded by the coding sequence ATGATCGATGATCCGCAGGCGCCGGTGGGGCCCTTCGAACCCCCGTACTACGTGGCGGTCTTCACCACCGTCCGCACCTCGGAGCAGAGCGGTTACGGCGAGACGAACGCCCGGATGGAAGAGCTGGTCAAGCAGGTCCCCGGGTACCTGGGCATGGACCACGCCCAGACACCCGGCGGGCTCGGCATCACCGTCGGCTACTTCCGCGACGCCGAGGCGCTCGCGCAGTGGCGGACCGACGCCGAACACCGGGCGGCCCAGCGGCGCGGCCGCGCCGAGTGGTACGAGCGCTACACGCTGCACGTGGCGAAGGTCGAGCGGAGCACCGGCTTCACCCGGCCGTGA
- a CDS encoding GH1 family beta-glucosidase, translating into MTTSFPPGFRWGVATSAFQIEGATTAGGRGPSIWDTFAARPGAVAGGDTGEPAADHYHRWRADLALLSDLGVDAYRFSVSWPRIQPDGRRAERRGLGFYRRLVEALRERQIEPFLTLYHWDLPQALEDEGGWRSRDTASRFAEYAALVHEELGDVVDHWTTLNEPYPCAVAGYGEGRHAPGAREGHGALAAAHHLLLGHGLAVRAMRAQATPQHQFGIVLNQSPAVPVSSSAADAAAAARQDTLLRRQFTDPLFGGRYAPGLTAMFDGVSDFSFRRDGDLETIGVPLDYLGVNYYYRLHVADAPHREPDPARRTAADIGVDTSRLPDVPRTGMGWPVEPEGLTEALVGLHNRYPGLPPMYVTENGCVYADRSDFADYERITFLNEHIEAARTAAAAGVDLRGYFCWSLLDNFEWAHGYRHRFGLVHVDYATQERTPRASYRWYRDFVAAQRTTVVP; encoded by the coding sequence GTGACCACCAGTTTCCCGCCCGGCTTCCGCTGGGGCGTCGCCACGTCGGCGTTCCAGATCGAGGGCGCGACCACGGCCGGCGGCCGCGGACCGTCCATCTGGGACACCTTCGCGGCGCGGCCCGGCGCGGTGGCCGGCGGCGACACCGGCGAACCGGCGGCCGACCACTACCACCGCTGGCGCGCCGACCTGGCCCTGCTGTCCGACCTCGGCGTCGACGCCTACCGGTTCTCGGTGTCGTGGCCGCGGATCCAGCCGGACGGCCGCCGCGCCGAGCGCCGGGGCCTCGGCTTCTACCGGCGGCTGGTGGAAGCGCTGCGGGAGCGGCAGATCGAGCCGTTCCTGACCCTGTACCACTGGGACCTGCCGCAGGCGCTGGAGGACGAAGGCGGCTGGCGGTCCCGGGACACGGCGTCCCGGTTCGCCGAGTACGCCGCCCTGGTGCACGAGGAGCTCGGCGACGTCGTCGACCACTGGACGACGTTGAACGAGCCGTACCCCTGCGCGGTCGCCGGCTACGGCGAGGGACGGCACGCGCCGGGTGCGCGGGAGGGGCACGGCGCCCTCGCCGCCGCCCACCACCTGCTGCTGGGTCACGGGCTGGCGGTCCGGGCGATGCGTGCGCAGGCCACGCCGCAGCACCAGTTCGGCATCGTGCTCAACCAGTCGCCGGCGGTCCCGGTGTCGTCGTCGGCCGCGGACGCCGCGGCGGCGGCCCGGCAGGACACGCTGCTGCGCCGCCAGTTCACCGACCCGCTCTTCGGCGGCCGGTACGCACCGGGCCTGACGGCGATGTTCGACGGCGTCTCCGACTTCTCGTTCCGCCGCGACGGCGACCTCGAAACGATCGGCGTGCCGCTGGACTACCTGGGCGTGAACTACTACTACCGGCTGCACGTCGCGGACGCCCCGCACCGCGAGCCGGACCCGGCCCGCCGCACGGCGGCCGACATCGGGGTGGACACGTCCCGGCTGCCGGACGTCCCGCGCACGGGCATGGGCTGGCCGGTCGAGCCGGAGGGCCTGACGGAAGCGTTGGTGGGCCTGCACAACCGGTACCCGGGACTGCCGCCGATGTACGTCACGGAGAACGGGTGCGTGTACGCCGACCGAAGCGACTTCGCCGACTACGAGCGCATCACGTTCCTGAACGAGCACATCGAGGCGGCCCGCACGGCCGCGGCGGCGGGGGTCGACCTGCGCGGCTACTTCTGCTGGTCCCTGCTGGACAACTTCGAGTGGGCGCACGGCTACCGGCACCGGTTCGGCCTGGTCCACGTCGACTACGCGACCCAGGAGCGCACGCCGCGGGCGAGCTACCGCTGGTACCGCGACTTCGTCGCCGCCCAGCGCACTACGGTGGTGCCATGA
- a CDS encoding carbohydrate ABC transporter permease: protein MTTVLTPAAPAPAASPGRLRRMGKRATSPWTYAALIAILAGSAFPVYWSFVVSSQTTEAVGSVPPVLVPGGHLFENIARVFDETDFALALGNSLIVAGTITVSVVLFSTLAGFAFAKMRFRGRTLLLLVVVATQAIPTELGVVPLYMMMADFGWAGQLQAVIVPGLVTAFGVFFMRQYFERALPLELLEAGRMDGCGSLRLFWHVALPAARPAAAVLGLFTFMQAWNDFFWPLVVLVPENPTVQTALSTLASGYTTDYTLVLTAATIGTVPVLLVFLLFGRQIVGGIMQGALKG from the coding sequence ATGACCACCGTGCTGACCCCGGCCGCGCCGGCGCCGGCCGCGTCACCCGGCCGGCTCCGGCGCATGGGGAAGCGGGCCACGAGCCCGTGGACCTACGCCGCGCTGATCGCGATCCTGGCCGGCTCGGCGTTCCCCGTGTACTGGTCGTTCGTCGTCTCCTCGCAGACGACGGAGGCCGTGGGCAGCGTGCCGCCGGTCCTCGTGCCGGGCGGGCACCTGTTCGAGAACATCGCCCGCGTCTTCGACGAGACGGATTTCGCGCTCGCGCTGGGGAACTCGCTGATCGTCGCGGGCACCATCACCGTGTCGGTGGTGCTGTTCTCGACGCTGGCCGGGTTCGCCTTCGCCAAGATGCGCTTCCGCGGACGGACGCTGCTGCTGCTCGTCGTGGTCGCCACCCAGGCGATCCCGACCGAGCTGGGTGTCGTGCCGCTGTACATGATGATGGCCGACTTCGGGTGGGCCGGGCAGCTGCAGGCGGTGATCGTGCCCGGCCTGGTCACCGCGTTCGGCGTGTTCTTCATGCGGCAGTACTTCGAGCGCGCGCTGCCGCTGGAGCTGCTGGAAGCGGGGCGGATGGACGGCTGCGGCTCGCTGCGGCTGTTCTGGCACGTGGCCCTGCCCGCCGCCCGCCCGGCCGCGGCCGTGCTCGGCCTGTTCACGTTCATGCAGGCGTGGAACGACTTCTTCTGGCCGCTGGTGGTGCTGGTGCCGGAGAACCCGACCGTCCAAACCGCACTGTCCACACTGGCCAGTGGCTACACCACCGACTACACGCTCGTGCTCACCGCCGCGACCATCGGCACCGTCCCCGTCCTTCTCGTGTTCCTGCTGTTCGGCCGCCAGATCGTCGGCGGCATCATGCAGGGCGCGCTCAAGGGCTGA
- a CDS encoding carbohydrate ABC transporter permease — protein sequence MAAAKTLSWADRRHKWDVKLSPFGFISPYFLIFGVFGLFPLLYTAFVSLQKRNLLDADGATFVGLGNYDRLLFHDPYFWNAMGNTVSLWLLTTIPQILFALGIAHLLNRRLRGRTLFRMGMILPNITSVAAVTIIFAQLFGRDFGLVNWVLSWFGAGQVDWQAGTASSHTAIAAMVVWRWTGYHALIFLASMQAIPSSMYEAATLDGAKGWQQFWRITVPLLRPQIIFSTVIATTGNMRLLAEPLLFNPGTAAATGGSDRQFQTAALYLYEQGFTKYDFGYSSAIALILAVATMLVAGLSYLVTRRIQTD from the coding sequence ATGGCTGCGGCGAAAACGCTGAGCTGGGCCGACCGGCGGCACAAGTGGGACGTCAAGCTGTCGCCGTTCGGCTTCATCAGCCCGTACTTCCTCATCTTCGGCGTCTTCGGCCTCTTCCCGCTGCTGTACACGGCGTTCGTGTCGCTGCAGAAGCGGAACCTGCTCGACGCCGACGGCGCGACGTTCGTCGGCCTCGGCAACTACGACCGGCTGCTGTTCCACGACCCGTACTTCTGGAACGCGATGGGGAACACGGTCAGCCTGTGGCTGCTGACCACGATCCCGCAGATCCTGTTCGCGCTCGGCATCGCGCACCTGCTCAACCGCAGGCTGCGCGGCCGGACGCTGTTCCGGATGGGCATGATCCTGCCGAACATCACCTCGGTGGCGGCGGTGACGATCATCTTCGCGCAGCTGTTCGGCCGGGACTTCGGCCTGGTGAACTGGGTGCTGAGCTGGTTCGGGGCCGGCCAGGTCGACTGGCAGGCCGGCACGGCCAGCTCGCACACCGCCATCGCCGCGATGGTGGTGTGGCGCTGGACCGGCTACCACGCGCTGATCTTCCTGGCGTCGATGCAGGCCATCCCGTCGAGCATGTACGAAGCCGCCACTCTCGACGGCGCGAAGGGATGGCAGCAGTTCTGGCGGATCACCGTGCCGCTGCTGCGGCCGCAGATCATCTTCTCGACGGTGATCGCGACGACCGGGAACATGCGGCTGCTCGCCGAGCCGCTGCTGTTCAACCCCGGCACCGCGGCCGCCACGGGCGGGTCGGACCGGCAGTTCCAGACCGCCGCGCTCTACCTCTACGAGCAGGGCTTCACCAAGTACGACTTCGGCTACAGCTCGGCGATCGCGCTGATCCTGGCCGTGGCCACGATGCTCGTCGCGGGCCTGTCGTACCTGGTGACCCGGCGCATCCAAACGGACTGA
- a CDS encoding extracellular solute-binding protein → MRPKTTTRRIRLIAGAVCAGLAAVTALTACGGGDAGGGKIKLSLGLFGNFGYTDLIKEYQAAHPGIEITERTASYSDHHKNLAAHLATGGGAADIEAIDTGYVAQFKATPDKFVDLNTVGGDKLKDRWLSWKWSASLAKGGQQIGYGTDVGGLAICYRRDLFQAAGLPADRDAVAALWPTWQAFFDTGKRFQSHAPGGVKFIDGGPTVLNAIFGQAPVGYYDQSDKLVVDSNPALRQGWDLVVDAVNAKLSAGLLYSTPTWNTGFTQGQFATVTCPAWMMTKIKDQAPDTAGKWDVATVPGGGGNWGGSYLTVPKQGKHTKEAAELAAWLTAPEQQAKVFTSQGLLPSTPSLYDDPKITGYTNPFFNNAPVGKLFTEAAKKLNPQYQGPKAGDVQTEFGNAMQRVEQGKQDGGAAWQQLVGDVAKLQS, encoded by the coding sequence ATGCGCCCGAAAACGACAACCCGCCGGATCCGCCTGATCGCCGGCGCGGTGTGCGCCGGTCTGGCCGCGGTCACCGCGTTGACCGCCTGCGGGGGCGGTGACGCCGGCGGCGGCAAGATCAAGCTCAGCCTCGGCCTCTTCGGCAACTTCGGCTACACCGACCTGATCAAGGAGTACCAGGCCGCCCATCCCGGCATCGAGATCACCGAGCGGACCGCGTCCTACTCCGACCACCACAAGAACCTCGCCGCGCACCTGGCCACCGGCGGCGGCGCTGCGGACATCGAGGCGATCGACACCGGTTACGTCGCCCAGTTCAAGGCGACACCGGACAAGTTCGTCGACCTCAACACCGTCGGCGGCGACAAACTCAAGGACCGCTGGCTGAGCTGGAAGTGGTCGGCGTCACTGGCCAAGGGCGGCCAGCAGATCGGCTACGGCACCGACGTCGGCGGCCTGGCGATCTGCTACCGCCGCGACCTGTTCCAGGCGGCCGGCCTGCCCGCCGACCGCGACGCCGTCGCCGCGCTCTGGCCGACCTGGCAGGCGTTCTTCGACACGGGCAAGCGCTTCCAGAGCCACGCCCCGGGCGGCGTCAAGTTCATCGACGGCGGCCCGACCGTGCTCAACGCGATCTTCGGCCAGGCCCCGGTCGGCTACTACGACCAGAGCGACAAGCTGGTCGTCGACAGCAATCCGGCCCTGCGCCAGGGCTGGGACCTCGTGGTCGACGCCGTCAACGCGAAGCTGAGTGCCGGCCTGCTCTACAGCACGCCGACCTGGAACACCGGCTTCACGCAGGGCCAGTTCGCCACGGTCACCTGCCCGGCCTGGATGATGACGAAGATCAAGGACCAGGCGCCGGACACCGCGGGCAAGTGGGACGTCGCGACCGTGCCCGGCGGGGGCGGCAACTGGGGCGGCTCGTACCTGACCGTGCCGAAGCAGGGCAAGCACACGAAGGAAGCCGCCGAGCTCGCCGCGTGGCTGACCGCGCCCGAGCAGCAGGCGAAGGTCTTCACCAGCCAGGGCCTGCTCCCGTCGACGCCGTCGCTGTACGACGACCCGAAGATCACCGGCTACACCAACCCCTTCTTCAACAACGCGCCCGTCGGCAAGCTGTTCACCGAAGCGGCGAAGAAGCTGAACCCGCAGTACCAGGGCCCGAAGGCCGGCGACGTCCAGACGGAGTTCGGCAACGCCATGCAGCGCGTCGAGCAGGGCAAGCAGGACGGCGGGGCGGCGTGGCAGCAGCTGGTCGGTGACGTCGCGAAGCTGCAGAGCTGA
- a CDS encoding LacI family DNA-binding transcriptional regulator, translating to MVTAREVAQLCGVSVATVSRVFNRPATVSAPTRERVERVARELDFSPNESARALSRQQSAMIGLVWDTDHRRPGWRHPFLQDLLLGLKSALSSHGYHLLLLATSDDARNRTPGVSLADPIAYVGMTRRHHLAGLVLIDSGSDAEAFGAFAQSGLPCVALDVAVSGAKATYVTSDNAAGAAEAVRHLATLGHQRIATLTGPRGNSPAAARTEGYLRGLAEAGLPVRDDYLVTGDFYRESGFVGMRRLLARKDPPTAVFAASDEMAIGALLAARAAGLRVPADLAVVGFDDIEVAALVDPALTTVAQDKPGFGTAAAGALLAMIENGAAPEPVLLPTRLVVRDSCGSRS from the coding sequence ATGGTCACCGCCCGCGAAGTCGCACAGCTCTGCGGGGTCTCCGTCGCCACCGTGTCGCGGGTGTTCAACCGCCCGGCCACGGTCAGCGCCCCGACGCGCGAACGCGTCGAGCGCGTGGCGCGGGAGCTCGACTTTTCGCCGAACGAGTCGGCCCGCGCGTTGTCGCGGCAGCAGTCGGCGATGATCGGGCTCGTCTGGGACACCGACCACCGGCGGCCCGGCTGGCGCCACCCGTTCCTGCAGGACCTGTTGCTGGGCCTCAAGTCCGCGTTGAGCTCGCACGGCTACCACCTGCTGCTGCTCGCCACGAGCGACGACGCCCGCAACCGCACGCCGGGGGTGTCGCTGGCCGACCCGATCGCGTACGTCGGCATGACGCGCCGCCACCACCTGGCCGGGCTCGTGCTGATCGACAGCGGGTCGGACGCCGAGGCGTTCGGCGCGTTCGCCCAGTCCGGGCTGCCGTGCGTGGCGCTCGACGTGGCCGTTTCGGGCGCGAAGGCGACGTACGTGACGTCGGACAACGCGGCGGGCGCGGCCGAAGCCGTCCGGCACCTCGCCACGCTCGGGCACCAGCGGATCGCGACGCTGACCGGCCCGCGCGGCAACTCCCCCGCCGCCGCCCGCACCGAGGGCTACCTGCGCGGGCTGGCGGAAGCGGGCCTGCCCGTCCGCGACGACTACCTGGTCACCGGCGACTTCTACCGCGAAAGCGGGTTCGTGGGGATGCGGCGGCTGCTGGCGCGCAAGGACCCGCCGACGGCGGTGTTCGCGGCGAGCGACGAAATGGCGATCGGCGCCCTGCTCGCCGCCCGCGCGGCCGGCCTGCGCGTCCCGGCGGACCTGGCCGTGGTCGGCTTCGACGACATCGAGGTGGCGGCCCTGGTGGACCCGGCGCTGACGACGGTGGCCCAGGACAAGCCGGGCTTCGGCACAGCGGCGGCCGGAGCACTGCTGGCCATGATCGAGAACGGGGCGGCACCCGAGCCGGTCCTGCTGCCGACCCGCCTGGTCGTCCGCGACTCCTGCGGCTCCCGATCGTGA
- a CDS encoding FAD-dependent oxidoreductase yields MRVLIAGGGISGTVTAMALKLAGHDPVVFEACPAGGDDIGAFLTIMHNGMDALRAIGADRPVVDASFAAYGVELVAPSGETAGRREFDTEGLDGPRTLTRATLYRVLQEEAARRGVPLVRGRRLVGAQPGPDGITAEFADGSTESGEVLVGADGLRSVVRKLIDPAAAEPRYTGLTVVYGYTRAPGLPAAPGIYRMVRGSKAAFGFTTDPGGATFWFARIPDAERPRAEIAAVTPAGWREFAHAAFAGEPLPCAEIIAATGEEVFGGHAYDVPETRVWSTPEMVLAGDAAHAASPAAGQGASMALEDSVILAQCLRDLPDPPSAFAAYEGLRRERVEKLVAASAGQDVGEERDWLYSHHIDWAAEVTAP; encoded by the coding sequence GTGCGGGTCTTGATCGCGGGCGGCGGGATTTCCGGCACGGTCACGGCGATGGCCCTGAAGCTCGCGGGACACGACCCGGTCGTGTTCGAGGCTTGTCCGGCGGGCGGCGACGACATCGGCGCGTTCCTCACGATCATGCACAACGGCATGGACGCCCTGCGCGCGATCGGCGCCGACCGGCCGGTGGTCGACGCGTCCTTCGCCGCGTACGGCGTCGAGCTGGTCGCGCCGAGCGGGGAGACCGCCGGACGGCGCGAGTTCGACACCGAAGGCCTCGACGGGCCGCGCACTCTCACGCGCGCGACGCTCTACCGCGTCCTGCAGGAGGAGGCCGCGCGCCGCGGAGTCCCGCTCGTGCGCGGCCGCCGGCTGGTGGGTGCGCAGCCCGGGCCGGACGGCATCACGGCCGAATTCGCCGACGGGTCCACCGAATCGGGTGAAGTTCTCGTCGGTGCCGACGGGCTGCGGTCGGTGGTCCGGAAGCTGATCGACCCGGCCGCGGCCGAACCCCGCTACACCGGCCTGACCGTCGTCTACGGTTACACGCGCGCACCCGGCTTGCCCGCGGCGCCCGGGATCTACCGGATGGTGCGCGGCAGCAAGGCCGCGTTCGGCTTCACCACCGACCCCGGCGGGGCGACGTTCTGGTTCGCCCGCATCCCGGACGCCGAGCGGCCCCGCGCCGAGATCGCGGCGGTCACGCCGGCAGGCTGGCGCGAGTTCGCGCACGCGGCGTTCGCCGGGGAACCGTTGCCGTGCGCGGAAATCATCGCGGCGACAGGCGAGGAGGTGTTCGGCGGCCACGCGTACGACGTGCCCGAGACGCGCGTCTGGTCGACGCCCGAGATGGTGCTGGCCGGTGACGCCGCGCACGCCGCGTCCCCGGCCGCCGGGCAAGGCGCGTCGATGGCCTTGGAGGACAGCGTGATCCTCGCGCAGTGCCTGCGCGACCTGCCGGACCCACCGTCGGCTTTCGCCGCGTACGAGGGGCTGCGGCGCGAGCGGGTCGAGAAGCTGGTGGCGGCGAGCGCGGGCCAGGACGTCGGCGAAGAGCGCGACTGGCTCTACTCGCACCACATCGACTGGGCCGCCGAGGTCACGGCGCCGTGA
- a CDS encoding ferritin-like domain-containing protein → MFGKRYTRQLIERSAENATDRRRFLKAAGAAGLGVAGAGVLGGALSMGLGSAGATSQYPQQNAAASDAAVLNFALNLEYLEANLYSFAVYGYGLNEKYVNGVGNLGKVSGGHAVKFKSEHVKQIAQEIAGDEVAHVNFLRKALDKAAVAQPEIDFQNSFTAAMQAAGVIKQGQTFDPFASENNFLLAAYLFEDVGVSAYKGAAPLVNNKTFLDAAAGILAVEAYHAGIVRSQLFERGLGDITNKMSDARDSLDGKADDDEGVLKDGKANLVPADANGIAFGRSADRVLNIAYLNPDKVSSGGFFPRGLNGDIAASGAKE, encoded by the coding sequence GTGTTCGGAAAACGCTACACACGGCAGCTGATCGAGCGCAGCGCGGAGAACGCGACCGACCGCCGCCGCTTCCTCAAGGCTGCGGGAGCGGCGGGGCTCGGCGTCGCGGGCGCCGGGGTGCTCGGCGGCGCGCTGTCGATGGGCCTCGGCTCGGCCGGCGCGACGTCGCAGTACCCGCAGCAGAACGCGGCCGCCAGCGACGCCGCCGTGCTGAACTTCGCGCTCAACCTGGAATACCTCGAGGCGAACCTGTACTCGTTCGCCGTCTACGGCTACGGGCTGAACGAGAAGTACGTCAACGGCGTCGGCAACCTCGGCAAGGTCTCCGGCGGCCACGCGGTGAAGTTCAAGAGCGAGCACGTCAAGCAGATCGCGCAGGAGATCGCCGGCGACGAGGTCGCGCACGTGAACTTCCTGCGCAAGGCGCTCGACAAGGCGGCCGTGGCGCAGCCGGAGATCGACTTCCAGAACAGCTTCACCGCCGCCATGCAGGCCGCGGGCGTGATCAAGCAGGGCCAGACGTTCGACCCGTTCGCCAGCGAGAACAACTTCCTGCTCGCCGCGTACCTGTTCGAGGACGTCGGCGTGTCGGCCTACAAGGGCGCGGCGCCGCTGGTCAACAACAAGACGTTCCTCGACGCGGCGGCGGGCATCCTCGCGGTCGAGGCCTACCACGCGGGCATCGTGCGGTCCCAGCTGTTCGAGCGCGGCCTCGGCGACATCACGAACAAGATGTCCGACGCCCGCGACAGCCTGGACGGCAAGGCGGACGACGACGAGGGCGTGCTCAAGGACGGCAAGGCGAACCTCGTGCCGGCCGACGCCAACGGCATCGCGTTCGGGCGCTCGGCCGACCGCGTGCTCAACATCGCCTACCTCAACCCGGACAAGGTCAGCTCGGGTGGCTTCTTCCCCCGTGGCCTCAACGGCGACATCGCCGCCAGTGGCGCCAAGGAGTGA